In one Macaca nemestrina isolate mMacNem1 chromosome 2, mMacNem.hap1, whole genome shotgun sequence genomic region, the following are encoded:
- the LOC139361808 gene encoding uncharacterized protein produces MICLDGQGLGRRMIGRLVTKKFWKRYVNGPLSLSGQKLEIFVSHVCAHQQVASIEEDFNNEVDRLTHSVDTSQPPLSPVTPVVAQWAHEQCGHAGRDGGYTWAQQHGLPFTKADVATATAECPIYQQQRPTLSPPYGSIPQGDQPATWWQLSYIQSLPSWKGQRFVLTGIDTYSGYGFAYPEHNASGKITTYGLTECLIHHHVIPHSVASD; encoded by the coding sequence atgatTTGTCttgatggtcagggacttggaagaaggaTGATTGGAagattggtgacaaagaaattttggAAGAGGTATGTGAATGGACCTctctctctgagtggtcaaaaactggaGATATTTGTATCTCATGTGTGTGCTCACCAACAGGTGGCCTCAATAGAGGAAGATTTTAATAATGAAGTGGATAGGCTGACTCATTCTGTGGATACCTCTCAGCCACCTCTTTCCCCAGTCACCCCTGTCGtcgcccaatgggcccatgaacaatgTGGCCATGCTGGCAgagatggaggttacacatgggctcagcaacatggacttccattCACCAAGGCTGACGtggctacagccactgctgagtgcccaatttaccagcagcagagaccaacactgagccctccaTATGGCTCCATTCCTCAGGGTGATCAGCCTGCTACCTGGTGGCAGCTTAGTTATATTCAATcacttccatcatggaaagggcagaggtttgtcctcactggaatagacacttactctggatatgggtttgcctatcctgagCACAATGCTTCTGGAAAGATTACCACCTATGGACTcacggaatgccttatccaccatcatgttATTCCACACAGCGTTGCCTCTGACTGA